A genomic window from Salvia hispanica cultivar TCC Black 2014 chromosome 5, UniMelb_Shisp_WGS_1.0, whole genome shotgun sequence includes:
- the LOC125189049 gene encoding probable aquaporin SIP2-1 isoform X1: MAGAGRLLAADFAISLMWVFSNELIKIFSLGYAASQLDADILKCALSVANMFAFAYMGKLTHGGAYNPLAVLAPAISADFSNFLFTVGARIPAQVVGSIYGVRLIMSTFPWMQHKPHLKVDIATGALTEGLLALAIVTITLGLAREDFFMKTWISSLAKLTLHVLGADLTGGCMNPAPVMGWAFANKQHITKEHLVVYWLAPVEATLIAVWLSRILYGTKKDKRAAVKDTSPHQKSKKSD; encoded by the exons ATGGCGGGAGCAGGGCGTCTTCTCGCGGCGGATTTCGCGATTTCGCTGATGTGGGTGTTCTCGAACGAGCTAATCAAGATTTTCTCCTTGGGTTACGCCGCTTCTCAGCTGGATGCCGACATTCTTAAATGCGCCCTCTCCGTTGCCAACATGTTCGCCTTCGCCTACATGGGCAAGCTCACCCACGGCGGCGCCTACAATCCACTCGCCGTCTTGGCCCCCGCTATTTCCGCTGATTTTTCCAATTTCCTTTTCACTGTTGGCGCCCGAATCCCTGCGCAG GTGGTTGGGTCAATTTATGGTGTGAGGCTCATTATGTCGACCTTCCCTTGGATGCAACACAAGCCACACTTGAAAGTTGACATAGCAACGGGCGCACTGACAGAAGGTCTCCTGGCCCTTGCCATCGTGACCATCACCCTTGGCCTGGCTAGAGAGGATTTCTTTATGAAAACTTGGATTTCCAGTCTTGCAAAACTAACTCTCCACGTTCTTGGTGCAGATCTAACCGGTGGATGCATGAACCCAGCTCCT GTAATGGGGTGGGCTTTTGCTAATAAGCAACACATCACCAAAGAGCATTTGGTTGTTTACTGGCTTGCACCAGTCGAGGCCACTTTGATAGCTGTTTGGTTGTCTAGAATACTATATGGAACAAAAAAGGACAAGCGCGCAGCTGTGAAGGACACATCCCCACATCAGAAGTCGAAAAAATCAGACTGA
- the LOC125189049 gene encoding probable aquaporin SIP2-1 isoform X2 yields MAGAGRLLAADFAISLMWVFSNELIKIFSLGYAASQLDADILKCALSVANMFAFAYMGKLTHGGAYNPLAVLAPAISADFSNFLFTVGARIPAQVVGSIYGVRLIMSTFPWMQHKPHLKVDIATGALTEDLTGGCMNPAPVMGWAFANKQHITKEHLVVYWLAPVEATLIAVWLSRILYGTKKDKRAAVKDTSPHQKSKKSD; encoded by the exons ATGGCGGGAGCAGGGCGTCTTCTCGCGGCGGATTTCGCGATTTCGCTGATGTGGGTGTTCTCGAACGAGCTAATCAAGATTTTCTCCTTGGGTTACGCCGCTTCTCAGCTGGATGCCGACATTCTTAAATGCGCCCTCTCCGTTGCCAACATGTTCGCCTTCGCCTACATGGGCAAGCTCACCCACGGCGGCGCCTACAATCCACTCGCCGTCTTGGCCCCCGCTATTTCCGCTGATTTTTCCAATTTCCTTTTCACTGTTGGCGCCCGAATCCCTGCGCAG GTGGTTGGGTCAATTTATGGTGTGAGGCTCATTATGTCGACCTTCCCTTGGATGCAACACAAGCCACACTTGAAAGTTGACATAGCAACGGGCGCACTGACAGAAG ATCTAACCGGTGGATGCATGAACCCAGCTCCT GTAATGGGGTGGGCTTTTGCTAATAAGCAACACATCACCAAAGAGCATTTGGTTGTTTACTGGCTTGCACCAGTCGAGGCCACTTTGATAGCTGTTTGGTTGTCTAGAATACTATATGGAACAAAAAAGGACAAGCGCGCAGCTGTGAAGGACACATCCCCACATCAGAAGTCGAAAAAATCAGACTGA
- the LOC125186667 gene encoding ubiquitin-conjugating enzyme E2 22-like gives MATNENLPPNVIKQLAKELKNLDETPPEGIKVGVNDDNFSVIYADIEGPAGTPYENGVFRMKLILSQDFPHSPPKGYFLTKIFHPNISSVGEICVNALKRDWNPTLGLRHVLIVIRCLLIEPFPESALNEQAGKMLLEDYDEYARHARLFTGIHAVKSKPKLKSGVISEPTVLNADQMNTSVKCSDQKTVTSGGAPPLPSPLAPKPENGQDQSATMPSSAEIGVSGSKAAPATLKKEAALTKVPADKKKIDARKKSLKRL, from the exons ATG GCAACTAACGAGAATCTTCCTCCAAATGTCATAAAACAACTGGCAAAGGAACTTAAGAATCTTGATGAAACCCCTCCAGAAGGCATTAAAGTTGGTGTAAATGATGACAACTTTTCTGTTATATATGCTGATATTGAAGGCCCAG CTGGGACGCCGTATGAGAATGGTGTTTTCCGAATGAAGCTGATATTGTCTCAAGACTTCCCACACTCTCCTCCAAAAG GCTATTTCTTGACAAAGATTTTTCACCCTAATATATCATCCGTTGGTGAGATCTGTGTAAATGCATTGAAGAGAGACTGGAATCCAACTCTTGGCTTACGGCATGTTTTGATT GTGATCAGATGTTTACTTATCGAACCATTTCCAGAATCGGCTCTAAATGAACAGGCTGGCAAGATGCTGCTAGAAGATTATGACGAGTATGCAAGACACGCTAG GCTTTTTACTGGAATACATGCTGTGAAGTCGAAGCCGAAGCTGAAATCTGGAGTGATTTCTGAGCCGACTGTGTTGAACGCGGACCAGATGAATACCTCAGTAAAGTGTTCCGATCAAAAGACTGTCACATCCGGTGGTGCTCCCCCGTTGCCTTCCCCATTGGCCCCCAAACCAGAGAACGGGCAAGATCAGTCAGCAACTATGCCGTCGTCAGCTGAGATAGGAGTGAGTGGATCGAAAGCAGCTCCAGCGACGCTGAAGAAGGAGGCTGCACTGACAAAGGTTCCCGCAGACAAGAAGAAGATAGATGCTAGAAAGAAAAGCTTGAAGAGACTATGA